The stretch of DNA GTCTGCGATCTCAATAAAATTTATACTGCTGCCGAAAATTTCCTCAAAATCTTGGCTGAGCTTCCTAATTTTTCTCAACCACAATTATTAATTAACCAAACTTATCCTCTTTCTTTATCACAGTCAAAACCTGCGAGCAATTCTGATTCAAATTCTGTAATTTCCTTAACCAACCAATCTGAAGGAAAGATTTTGGTGGTAGATGACAACCCAACTAATCGCGATTTACTTTCTCGTCAGATCAAAGCACAAGGTTATCAGGTAGGCACAGCAGCTAACGGACAACAAGTCTTAGAACTGATCCAAACAGGAGAATACGATTTAATTCTTTTAGACATTATCATGCCAGAGATGGATGGTTATCAAGTTTTAAAATCTCTTCGTGATAGTCAATGGCGATATATTCCTGTAATTATGATTTCGGCTCTCGATCAAATTGATAGTGTGGTCAAATGTATCGAAATGGGAGCAGAAGATTATTTAGCCAAACCTTTTAATCCAGTGCTGCTAAAAGCACGTATTAGTGCTTGTTTGGAGAAAAAAAGACTACGAGATCAACAAGCGCGTTATTTAGAGCAATTAGCTCAAGCTAATCAAGAAATTACGAACTTAAATCAACGTTTGCAAGCAGAAAATATTCGCCTTAGTGCTGAATTAGATATTACTCGACGTTTACAACAGATGATTTTGCCCAAAGAGCAAGAATTGAGTCAACTTGATGAGTTAGATATTGCTGGTTTTATGGAACCGGCCGAAGAAGTGGGTGGAGATTACTATGATGTTTTGCATCATGATGGCAAAGTTAAAATTGCGATCGGTGATGTGACTGGACATGGACTCGAAAGTGGTGTTCTTAGCATTATGGTACAAACTGCCGTCAGAACTTTGATGGAAAATAACGAAACAGATCCGATCAAGTTTTTAGAAACGCTCAATCGCACAATATATAAAAATGTTCAACGAATGAATTCTGATAAGAATTTGACTTTTTGTTTAATCGATTATCAAGCCGGTCAGTTAAATTTGAGTGGACAACATGAAGAGATTATTGTCGTCCGCGCTGGTGGTGAAATTGAGCGAATTGACACAGTTGATTTAGGTTTTCCACTTGGATTAGAAGAAACGATCGCTGATTTTATTGTTTCTGCTCAGATCAAGTTAAATGCCGACGATGTAGTTATTTTGTATACCGACGGTGTGACTGAAGCTGAAAATACATTGGGGGTGCAATATGGTTTAGAAAGATTGTGCAATGTAGTTAAACAAAATTGGTACAAGTCTGCCAATACAATTAAACAACTTGTGATTGAAGATTTACGTTTATATATAGGCGGACAAAAAGTTTATGACGATATTACTTTGGTTGTTCTTAAACAAAAGTAACTTGCTAATTAAAATGTAGTCACTAAGTAAAAACATTAGCTTTTATGAATTGTCAATCTACAATTAATATGGATCAGGTATTTGGAGATTTTCTGGAAAATTTACCTTCAAGTCAAGAATATTTAATAGTAAGTTTTTCTCCTAGTTCTGTATCGTTACAACAAAGATGGCGCAATAACGGTTTATCTGCTGATTTTTTAGCAGATTATCTCAGTAGTTTTCTGGCTTGTAATGACCAAGAGTCTGATTCTTTAATCAAACAAGTGGAAGCTAAGGATGCTATTAGTTATATTGCTAATGAGTTGTTAGAAAATGCCATGAAATATACTAATCAGTTATCTTCAGCACCTATTAGTATCCGAATTTGTTTAATTGAGCAGAAAATTATTTTTCAAATTACTAATAGTATTCATTGTCAAGCGGTTATTAAGTTTCAAAAATACATCAAAGAGTTGCTTTCTTTTGATCCTTATGAATTATATCTTCGTAAGTTAGAAGATAACAATACAGAGGAAAATGCAGCAGTATCTGGTTTAGGATTTTTAACGATGGTAAATGATTATGGTGCAAAGTTGGGCTGGAAATTTGATAGCTTTGATGAGCAATCTGAAGAAATGACAGTAACTACGATGGTGCAATTGGCAATGTAATTTAATTGATTTTATATTTATCTTAAAGACTAAAAACTTCCCTTAAAAATATTAATATTTAGTAATAGTAAAAAAAAATCCAATGGAAATTAAAACCGAAGACTATTGCGTAAGTTATGATCCTCTGACTACTGCCATTTTTTGTCAAGGATCACTTAGACTTAATGGAACGGAGGAGTATTCTCCTATTTTGCAGTTGCTTTACGATGTAGTTGAAAAAGAACCAACAGAACTTACTCTAGATCTAAAAAATTTAAAATTTCTCAATAGTTCGGGAATTAGTATGCTCTCGAAATTTGTAATTGAAGTACGTAAAAAAAGAAATATTCAAATGAATGTAATTGGTTCAAAAGAAATTACCTGGCAAAGTAAATCTTTAAAAAATTTACAGAGATTAATGCCTTCTCTTAAACTCGAATTAAACTAAAGCATGATTAGAGATTACTCGAATCAAGACTTTCTAATTCTCCAGGAGTTTGAGGTAGATGTAAACCGCATTCTTGTTTAAGTCCACGAAAACGAGTATCACGTTCGTGAGAATCATCTGTTGTTAAAGGACGACTAGAATGCCAATCACCTACTGTTACGTAGCCTAGGTCAAAATAAGGATGATAAGGTAAATCGTGAGTGGTGAGGTATTGATAAATATCGCGAGAATGCCAGTCTAAAATTGGATAAATTTTGTAGCGATTTTCCTGTTGACTGATAGGAGCTAAGTGTTGACGATGTTTAGTTTGCTCTCGACGTAATCCAGCTAACCAAGCTGCTGCATTTAATTCTGTTAAGGCTCTTTGCATTGGTTCTACTTTACGTAGATAATCATAGCGATTGAAAGCTTCAACATCGTTTTGTTCCCAAAGTTTTCCGTATAATGCTTCCATGCGAGCAGGACTAATAGAAGATTGATATACTTTGAGATTAAGGTTTAATCTAGTAGTTAATTCTTCAGCAAATTTGTAAGTTTCAGCAGGTAAATAACCGGTATCTACCCAAATAACGGGAATATCAGGAATAACTTGAGTGACGAGATGTAACATTACTGCTGCTTGAATACCAAAACTGGTACTCATTACCAAGCGATCGCTAAAAGTCTGATTTGCCCATTTGATCAATTCTGTTGCGTCTGCGTTGGCTAATTGTTGATTAATGGTAACTAAA from Stanieria cyanosphaera PCC 7437 encodes:
- the cysH gene encoding phosphoadenosine phosphosulfate reductase — translated: MTSITIEQPQLDLVTINQQLANADATELIKWANQTFSDRLVMSTSFGIQAAVMLHLVTQVIPDIPVIWVDTGYLPAETYKFAEELTTRLNLNLKVYQSSISPARMEALYGKLWEQNDVEAFNRYDYLRKVEPMQRALTELNAAAWLAGLRREQTKHRQHLAPISQQENRYKIYPILDWHSRDIYQYLTTHDLPYHPYFDLGYVTVGDWHSSRPLTTDDSHERDTRFRGLKQECGLHLPQTPGELESLDSSNL
- a CDS encoding SpoIIE family protein phosphatase, which produces MTTDSCPPLSLLAHLRHELRTPINAIIGYSEMLLEELETEDTAALSAELQVIRENGVQLLALVNTLLNSSQSENDQLNLSLSVLSQITLQLEIPAQTVINCSGQLLKQADSEFVCDLNKIYTAAENFLKILAELPNFSQPQLLINQTYPLSLSQSKPASNSDSNSVISLTNQSEGKILVVDDNPTNRDLLSRQIKAQGYQVGTAANGQQVLELIQTGEYDLILLDIIMPEMDGYQVLKSLRDSQWRYIPVIMISALDQIDSVVKCIEMGAEDYLAKPFNPVLLKARISACLEKKRLRDQQARYLEQLAQANQEITNLNQRLQAENIRLSAELDITRRLQQMILPKEQELSQLDELDIAGFMEPAEEVGGDYYDVLHHDGKVKIAIGDVTGHGLESGVLSIMVQTAVRTLMENNETDPIKFLETLNRTIYKNVQRMNSDKNLTFCLIDYQAGQLNLSGQHEEIIVVRAGGEIERIDTVDLGFPLGLEETIADFIVSAQIKLNADDVVILYTDGVTEAENTLGVQYGLERLCNVVKQNWYKSANTIKQLVIEDLRLYIGGQKVYDDITLVVLKQK
- a CDS encoding DUF6272 family protein, with the translated sequence MDQVFGDFLENLPSSQEYLIVSFSPSSVSLQQRWRNNGLSADFLADYLSSFLACNDQESDSLIKQVEAKDAISYIANELLENAMKYTNQLSSAPISIRICLIEQKIIFQITNSIHCQAVIKFQKYIKELLSFDPYELYLRKLEDNNTEENAAVSGLGFLTMVNDYGAKLGWKFDSFDEQSEEMTVTTMVQLAM
- a CDS encoding slr1659 superfamily regulator; this encodes MEIKTEDYCVSYDPLTTAIFCQGSLRLNGTEEYSPILQLLYDVVEKEPTELTLDLKNLKFLNSSGISMLSKFVIEVRKKRNIQMNVIGSKEITWQSKSLKNLQRLMPSLKLELN